The following are from one region of the Actinoplanes sp. L3-i22 genome:
- a CDS encoding S1C family serine protease — protein sequence MTDGWNWRPSSVPGGHEQPPSGSPWWSDATNDPWRDPHAPAAVVLPAPASTGGPALDPVPDPDAPRRSYAPVLLICLLTALLAGGVGGTLGFVFAVRGGYVTGGGTQLGASGQQAPAVAARDPESLAGVAKKVQPSVVTVHVTGAIGSGFVVSADGYVITNDHVVDGAGTTMSVSFSDGTTAAAKLVGRAPESDIAVIKVAKPNLPAVEFGDSDAIAVGDPVLAFGSPLALENTVTYGIVSALDRTIEAGESGGTTRYYAAVQTDAAVNQGNSGGPLVNAAGQVIGVNSVIRSVGGADTEAGNIGLAFAIPINQAKRIAQDIIDTGKARRTVIGAEVTTGGSGATGAKLRSVEPAGPAAAAGLKAGDVLTKLDGRPLQDGTDLIALVRKHAPGAVVAVEYRRGTKTASASVTLAADTN from the coding sequence GGTGGAGCGACGCGACAAACGATCCGTGGCGGGACCCGCATGCCCCGGCCGCGGTCGTGCTGCCGGCGCCGGCGTCCACCGGCGGCCCCGCGCTGGACCCGGTTCCGGATCCGGACGCGCCCCGCCGGTCGTACGCTCCAGTGTTGTTGATCTGCCTGCTCACCGCCCTGCTCGCGGGGGGTGTCGGCGGGACCCTGGGCTTCGTCTTCGCGGTCCGGGGCGGCTACGTCACCGGCGGCGGCACCCAGCTCGGCGCGTCCGGTCAGCAGGCCCCGGCGGTGGCCGCCCGGGACCCGGAATCGCTCGCCGGGGTGGCGAAAAAGGTCCAGCCGAGCGTCGTCACCGTGCACGTGACAGGTGCGATCGGGTCCGGTTTCGTGGTCTCCGCGGACGGCTACGTGATCACCAACGACCACGTGGTGGACGGCGCCGGGACGACCATGTCGGTCTCCTTCAGCGACGGCACCACGGCCGCCGCGAAGCTGGTCGGGCGGGCTCCGGAGTCCGACATCGCGGTGATCAAAGTCGCAAAGCCGAATCTGCCCGCGGTCGAGTTCGGGGATTCGGACGCGATCGCGGTGGGTGACCCGGTGCTCGCTTTCGGCTCACCCCTCGCGCTGGAGAACACCGTGACGTACGGGATCGTCAGCGCCCTCGACCGCACCATCGAGGCCGGCGAGTCGGGCGGCACCACGCGCTACTACGCGGCCGTCCAGACCGACGCCGCGGTCAACCAGGGCAACTCCGGCGGCCCGCTGGTGAACGCGGCCGGTCAGGTCATCGGGGTGAACTCGGTGATCCGCTCGGTCGGCGGCGCGGACACCGAGGCCGGCAACATCGGTCTCGCCTTCGCCATCCCGATCAACCAGGCGAAGCGGATCGCGCAGGACATCATCGACACCGGCAAGGCCCGGCGCACCGTGATCGGCGCCGAGGTCACCACCGGGGGCAGCGGCGCCACCGGGGCCAAGCTGCGCTCGGTCGAGCCGGCCGGTCCGGCCGCCGCGGCCGGTCTGAAGGCCGGTGACGTGCTCACCAAGCTCGACGGCCGCCCGCTGCAGGACGGCACCGACCTGATCGCCCTGGTGCGCAAGCACGCCCCCGGCGCGGTCGTCGCGGTGGAGTACCGGCGCGGCACCAAGACCGCCTCGGCCTCCGTGACGCTCGCCGCAGACACCAACTAA